A window of Zingiber officinale cultivar Zhangliang chromosome 5A, Zo_v1.1, whole genome shotgun sequence contains these coding sequences:
- the LOC121982917 gene encoding granule-bound starch synthase 1, chloroplastic/amyloplastic-like, translating into MAAAAMAFPLFQGCRSQTSRQLTRPGPPATQSKPSSVVVRCGKGMNIVFVGAEMAPWSKTGGLGDVLGGLPPAMAANGHRVMTIAPRYDQYFDGWDTSVLVDIPVGDQIERVRFFHCYKRGVDRVFIDHPLFLAKVWGQTGGKLYGPSTGTDYEDNKRRFSLFCKAALLAPKILHLNNSRCYSGPYGEDVIFVANDWHTGPLPCYLKSIYQSQGMYMNAKVAFCIHNIVYQGRFAFSDFGMLNLPERFKSSFDFMDGHSEPVKGRKTNWMKAGIIESDKAVTVSPYYAQELVSGVERGVELDNILRAKGIVGIVNGMDTNEWNPATDKYITANYDATTAMEAKPVNKEALQAEVGLPVDRNIPLIAFCGRLEEQKGSDIFAAAIPEFINENVQVIVLGTGKGKMERELAELEAKYPSKVRAHMKFNVPLAHLIMAGADLLAITSRFEPCGLIQFQGMRYGVPSICASTGGLVDTVRDGVTGFHMGCFSANCDYVDKRDIQRVVEAVKKALAVYRTAEFRQMMLNCMNQELSWKGPAKRWEEMLLSLGASGSEPGIDGEEIAPLAKENVAAPTELVQV; encoded by the exons ATGGCCGCCGCAGCAATGGCATTCCCTCTCTTCCAAGGATGCAGATCCCAGACCTCACGGCAGCTCACGAGGCCCGGACCTCCGGCCACCCAGTCCAAGCCGAGCTCGGTCGTCGTCCGCTGCGGAAAGGGGATGAACATCGTCTTCGTCGGCGCCGAGATGGCGCCCTGGAGCAAGACGGGAGGCCTCGGCGACGTCCTCGGAGGGCTCCCTCCGGCCATGGCC GCAAACGGGCACAGAGTCATGACCATCGCTCCTCGCTACGATCAGTACTTCGACGGCTGGGACACAAGTGTTCTGGTCGAT ATACCAGTCGGCGACCAGATCGAAAGGGTTCGATTCTTCCATTGCTACAAAAGGGGAGTGGACAGAGTGTTCATCGATCACCCTCTGTTCCTCGCCAAG GTTTGGGGCCAAACCGGAGGCAAGCTCTACGGTCCTTCTACCGGAACCGATTACGAAGACAATAAGCGACGATTCAGTCTCTTCTGCAAG gcaGCTTTGTTAGCTCCAAAGATCCTCCATCTCAACAATAGCAGATGCTACTCTGGACCATATG GGGAGGATGTTATTTTCGTTGCAAACGATTGGCACACTGGTCCTCTTCCTTGCTACTTGAAGAGCATCTATCAGTCTCAAGGGATGTACATGAATGCCAAG GTTGCTTTCTGCATTCACAACATTGTTTACCAAGGCCGGTTCGCCTTTTCGGATTTTGGAATGCTCAATCTACCCGAGAGATTCAAGTCTTCCTTCGACTTCATGGACGG GCATAGCGAGCCGGTGAAAGGGAGGAAAACCAATTGGATGAAGGCTGGAATCATAGAATCCGACAAGGCAGTCACTGTGAGTCCATACTATGCGCAAGAGCTCGTTTCGGGGGTAGAAAGAGGAGTCGAATTGGACAACATTCTTCGCGCCAAAGGCATCGTCGGAATCGTGAACGGAATGGACACGAATGAGTGGAATCCGGCGACCGACAAATACATCACCGCGAATTATGATGCCACCACT GCAATGGAAGCAAAGCCGGTGAACAAGGAGGCTCTACAAGCCGAAGTTGGATTGCCGGTCGATCGAAACATCCCTCTCATTGCCTTCTGTGGGAGATTAGAAGAGCAGAAAGGCTCAGACATTTTCGCGGCAGCTATTCCTGAATTCATCAATGAGAACGTCCAAGTGATAGTGCTT GGAACCGGCAAGGGGAAGATGGAAAGAGAGCTAGCCGAACTCGAAGCCAAGTACCCGAGCAAAGTGAGAGCACACATGAAGTTCAATGTTCCCTTGGCTCACTTAATCATGGCAGGAGCAGACCTTCTTGCTATCACCAGCAGATTTGAGCCCTGTGGCCTAATTCAGTTCCAAGGCATGAGATATGGAGTC CCGTCTATATGTGCCTCTACCGGTGGACTAGTCGACACAGTTAGAGATGGAGTCACTGGGTTCCATATGGGTTGTTTCAGTGCCAAT TGTGACTATGTTGATAAACGCGATATCCAAAGGGTCGTGGAAGCAGTGAAGAAGGCCCTTGCGGTCTACCGCACCGCTGAATTCAGGCAAATGATGCTGAATTGCATGAACCAAGAGCTTTCCTGGAAG GGACCAGCGAAGAGGTGGGAGGAGATGTTGCTCAGCTTGGGAGCAAGTGGAAGTGAGCCTGGAATTGATGGAGAGGAAATAGCTCCTCTTGCAAAGGAAAATGTGGCTGCTCCTACAGAATTGGTGCAAGTCTAG